The Desulfosporosinus acidiphilus SJ4 genome has a window encoding:
- a CDS encoding M3 family oligoendopeptidase, which translates to MKFQDYKYHRPDLEVIKSKFSSLLEKFEQAESLDEQDAAMVEINALRREFESMSQLASIRHTIDTMDTYYEQEQEYFDETMPIYEGLISEFYQALVNSSFRSSLVKKWGKQLFTIAELMLKTFKPEIIEELQLENRLITEYTKLIASASIMFEGEERNLPGLGPFQQSEDRLMRKRAHEARYTFFAENEDTLDRIYDDLVKIRTQIARKLGYENYIELGYARMLRSDYNPEMVANFRRQVAEEIVPVATKLRERQRKRLGLDNLMYYDEKINFPKGNAKPQGDPEWILDNGRRMYKELSPETDEFFTFMTDHELMDLVSKKGKAGGGYCTFISEYRSPFIFSNFNGTSGDVDVLTHEAGHAFQVYSSQNFSLPEYQWPTYESCEIHSMSMEFFAWPWMDLFFKEGADKYRFTHLSEALLFIPYGVTVDEFQHFIYSKPEATPQERKEAWRKIESKYLPHRNYAGNEYLEQGSYWHQQSHIFSAPFYYIDYTLAQICAFQFWKKSGESRESAWQDYLKLCRIGGSQSFLGLVKEANLTSPFENGCVRSVIQAIEEWLDKVDDSRL; encoded by the coding sequence ATGAAATTTCAAGATTATAAATACCATCGGCCTGACTTAGAGGTTATAAAATCTAAGTTCTCTTCTCTGTTGGAGAAATTTGAGCAAGCTGAGAGTTTGGACGAGCAAGATGCAGCGATGGTTGAAATTAACGCATTACGCAGGGAATTCGAGTCAATGTCACAGCTGGCCTCAATCCGACATACCATTGACACGATGGATACATATTATGAACAGGAACAAGAGTATTTTGATGAAACGATGCCCATATACGAAGGGTTAATTTCTGAATTCTATCAGGCTTTAGTGAACTCTTCATTTCGCAGTTCTTTAGTGAAAAAGTGGGGCAAACAGCTATTTACGATTGCCGAGTTAATGTTGAAAACGTTTAAGCCGGAGATTATTGAAGAATTACAGCTTGAGAATAGGTTAATCACTGAATACACAAAACTCATCGCTTCAGCCAGTATTATGTTTGAGGGCGAAGAACGCAACTTGCCCGGTCTCGGTCCCTTCCAACAGTCGGAAGACCGGTTGATGAGGAAAAGGGCCCACGAAGCCCGTTACACTTTTTTTGCCGAAAATGAAGATACATTAGATAGAATCTATGATGATCTGGTTAAAATTCGTACTCAGATTGCCCGAAAACTTGGCTATGAGAATTATATTGAACTTGGCTATGCTCGAATGTTACGTTCGGATTATAACCCGGAAATGGTGGCTAATTTCCGCCGGCAGGTTGCAGAGGAAATTGTTCCCGTTGCAACAAAGCTGCGTGAACGGCAGCGGAAGCGGCTTGGCTTAGATAATCTTATGTATTATGACGAAAAGATTAATTTTCCGAAGGGAAACGCCAAACCTCAGGGCGATCCGGAATGGATTCTGGACAACGGGCGAAGGATGTATAAAGAACTGTCTCCCGAGACTGATGAATTCTTTACCTTTATGACAGATCATGAGCTTATGGATTTGGTAAGCAAAAAGGGCAAAGCCGGAGGCGGCTACTGCACTTTTATTAGCGAATATCGTTCGCCTTTTATTTTTTCTAATTTCAATGGGACCTCAGGAGACGTTGATGTTTTGACCCATGAGGCGGGGCACGCCTTCCAGGTTTATAGCAGTCAAAATTTTTCCTTGCCTGAATATCAATGGCCAACCTATGAATCATGTGAAATTCATTCCATGAGCATGGAGTTTTTCGCCTGGCCCTGGATGGACTTGTTCTTTAAAGAAGGGGCAGACAAATATCGCTTTACTCATTTAAGTGAGGCCCTTTTATTTATACCCTATGGAGTAACTGTCGATGAGTTTCAGCATTTCATTTATTCAAAACCTGAAGCAACTCCCCAAGAGAGAAAAGAAGCTTGGAGAAAAATCGAAAGCAAATATCTTCCCCATCGTAATTATGCAGGCAATGAATATCTGGAGCAAGGCAGTTACTGGCATCAACAAAGCCATATCTTTAGTGCTCCCTTCTACTATATCGATTATACTCTTGCTCAAATATGCGCTTTTCAGTTCTGGAAAAAATCCGGGGAAAGCCGGGAGTCTGCTTGGCAAGATTATTTAAAATTGTGTCGCATAGGCGGCAGCCAATCCTTTTTAGGTTTAGTCAAAGAAGCAAATTTAACCTCACCATTTGAAAATGGATGTGTTCGGAGTGTCATCCAAGCCATTGAGGAATGGCTTGATAAAGTTGATGACAGCCGGTTATAA